Below is a window of Epinephelus fuscoguttatus linkage group LG12, E.fuscoguttatus.final_Chr_v1 DNA.
ACGTTAACATGCACACTCATATTCTGCTATTATTACAAATATGACagcattctgaatttgatagaGGTCATGTCAATGATATATTCCAAATTAGGCCTTTTTCCGATGTAGCACGTTCCAATTAAGACGATGGAAATGCCAATAGTATTCGggtttgtatatatatatgtttgtatGAGGTTTTTTAACTACAGTTTGTGACACACGGCCTCTTgtctgtttacagtcagctctgtgcattgtcatgGAGATGTACACAAACTAACCTGCCAACAATTTGTAAGGCTGTGGTAAAGATGCacgcccaaaagaaaagccccaCAATTATGGTCGGactgagaaacacacctacttttagaCATTACCAAAGACTTTGATATCAACAGGTTGTTGGACATATGCAAACATTGCAGCGTAGATCTTTTCAAGACGATGGCTGCAGGAATAAAAGAGGGATGCTGTGTCCCCACGGTCGAACAAGTCCACCACAGAGAGATAACTTTGAAAACAAATTCCTATTCTTAAGTAAAGACGCAGAATGGCACAACTGACGCATTAATCCGAGTTtgcacggctgcatgtaaatgggaatattaatttttttcagccatgtaaacagcttagtaggaatattgtctttttcagaatagGGCACAAACCTCAATACTCTGTGCATATTAACGCAGTCACTGTTCCCTGCAGTGTACTGCAGCGATTCTGATTAAACAGTAAAACCCAACCATATGTAACTTTCTGCATAAATACTTGTGAACATGACCCTTCTTCCTGCCATTAAAAAAGAGATAACTATACGTCAAGACTCAACGTACCTCTGCCAAGGTTTGCTTGCACACATTGACAATGTCCAGGGCTGTCTTGGTGTAAGGACTGTCTGGGCCTGTGAAAGACACAGTGAGTAACAGTGCTTTTAACACCTTTGCTAAACCATATAACTCTGCCCTTAGTCACACAGTTTTAAGAGAAACACGCTCAGAGGTCATAATATCAGTGATGTCAACACATTTACCATTGTATTTGATACTGTTGGCATGGATGAGACTGACGTCTGAAAGGAACGCATCTCGGTTCTGGTATTTGTGTTTGGAGATGTTCTGTTGAAAGATGAAATACAGATACGCAGATGAACGTATTTATATTGctgatattaaaaatattaaataagtTTAGATGTTTCAAGCTTGACACCTTGAATGACTCTCACCTTGCGGATGCTCTCCAGATCCATTGGGTTTACGATCACTTTATAATAATCAGGCACAAACTTTTTGTTGACAGGATGGTGAAACGGCCATGACTACAGTGAAGGGAGGAGTTAAGGAAGGAGATCATGAACTTATTCTGCATGTGAACTGATCAGTGCTCTCACAGTGACTGAGGTAACAGAAAATGGTCGGAAGAGGGGACTCACGTCAGGAACCACCATCATCTTCTGGGTTACAATGTTGTCCAGGATGAAGGAGAAGGCCACctgatcatcatcatccagcAAGGGGTTGATGGCTTTCTCCAGCCTCACCAGCCTGTCCTCCTTctgcgcacacacgcacacacacacagacacacacacaggtttcatggttaatgtgaaaataaacaaaaaggcAGGAAGATGTGAAATAAGAcaaaacatatacatacatacatatatacataaacaCTCACCTCTTTAAGTTTAGTATCGCACAGGTCCAGCATGGACTGTGCTACCTGTGTTATTGGATGTTTTGCCCCTGGaggaacaaagagagagagcCATCTTAAAACTTTGATGTGAAGTCTTAGTGAATTCAGAGTAAGATCTAAATCTGTTTTCAGGAGAGGGTGCCAAAAACCTTATTTACTTGTGGTACCAGATGCTTTTCTCAACTTAATTTCCCTTGCAGACATCACCCTCAATGTAGGTGGGATTCTCAGTTCATTGCCACAGCACTGCCATATGAAACTGATGTGATATCATCTTCACTGCAACACACTTCATGTTGTACCATCCATCCTTTCATTAGCAACCAAACTGTGGAACATCTGCCCTTCATCAATTGACCACACTGTGGTTTTGTGAGCtgcaattttttaaaatctgggtCAAGTGACTACAAAAATCGCGGTCGCTATTGACAGTAGCTTGGTTGTTTAAAAATGGCAGGTTTGTGCAGGTGTCCTGCGTTGTGGTATCGCAGATTCTCGCTCACCAATCAGTGATCTGCAGTGTTTACCTTCTTGTATCGGCTCAGCTCGCTCGAAACCTCGACCGACACGGCACATAAAAACAGTACCAGGTACTATCTACAACTTTTGCCGGTGGAAACTGCTCCAAGCAGGTTGAGTCGAGCCGTGCCGTAACATACAGCAGAAATGAGAAGAGCATGTTCTTATAGCTTTACCATTGTAAGTTGCACTGTTTTTGACGATGACTTCCACTGCTTCACGGAACTCCTCTCTTGATGGGTACATTCGTTTACGAACATTCTCCCTCAGCGTCTGCAGATCCATAGGCCGTGTGATGATCTTATAGTAGTCCTTCACAACCTTGGCATTGACTGGGGTGTGGAATGGATATGTCtacacagaggagacagaatTAGTGAAgatgagacagaaagaagagCAGTAAAGGAGGTGACTGGACAATAAAATGTTGTTGAGGTGGATGATTGTGTGCCTGCAGATCTTACATTGGGGTGATCCCGCATGTCATTGATGATGCTCTCTAGCACAGAAGACAAGGTCACCATGGGGTCAGTACGTCTGCGGTGAATGGCCTTGTGGGGTTTCTGTCAATATTACGCAACAAAAACAGGTCAAAAAATCAACTAAAGAGACTCTCAGTTCAAAATATTCCAGAACAAGTTGTAAAACATTGCTTACATTGAGGTAGTCACAGTGCACAGCACTAAAGACTTTCTGCGGACCTCATCAGCActgtaggagaaaaaaaaagtttgacgCTGCAGGTATCAGAGTGATTTACTGGTCATGGACCCAAATTGAGTAAATAATACACTaatttattgattgttttactGGAACTGCATTGCTAGGCAACAGCTTGtgtccatgtttacttcctgtcagctgatgtcattcacatTTGTCCTTTTTACAAGGAGATCATGCTAAAGGGCCGCTACAAATTCCCTTCTTTACTTCCTGGCATCACGGAATCAAAGAGGTATAacgggtgtgacatgtaacaacAAGTCTCGgccaactgtgtgacacaaaacaTAAGTGTTGGcggtgctttataaataatgaCAATGGCAAATGGCCCATCCTGCCCGTGGTCCTGCCCTGTTTATAAAGACATTGTTTTGGCACTGTTACTATCTCCAGTGGTGAATTAAAGGTGAGGtcactctgtccccccattctgcCACTGTACCTTATACACAGCACAACAAGGGGCATAGTGGCACAGTATTACCACCCTGAGCCGGCTGTGtaacaaacaaactgcaaaaTATTCGAACACAACTATAAAGGGACCCATtcagaatgtttatgttgtctaTACGGGGAGAATTTTGCAACATATGCAAAACATCAGTGTGAGTACAGATCAGAATTCTTTCCAATGGTTAAAGAGGAGGAATGAGGACAATCCATTACCTCTCAATGAGCTGTTTGCCCAGCACAATCTTGGTGCCCTCCACCTTTATCAGTTCCTCGTTGTCATTGTGGATGACAGtcttttccagctcctcctcttgCTCCTCTGTCATGGCAACTGGGTTAGAAGGCGGGGCGTTGGTCTGATAGTACAGCGGGCAGAACTTGTTGGTCCTCATGTGTCCGATGGCTCCACATGCGCCGCACTTTAACTAGGGAAAAGAGGCAAACATTAAGGAACACGACAAATAATCTACTTGTGCTATGTGATAATATTGAAAGAACGACGCTACAAATGTTCATAATATCTACACCAATGGAAAGCCACTGTAGCTAGCAGGGTACTTAAAAGCTGAAGAGGAGTAAGGTAAAAGAGAGGAATATAGTACTGAATCGGCAAGCTTACTTTTACCTTGAGGTCTGGTCTCTCTTTGACCTTCTTGGCCTTCTTCTCTGGAGGTCCCTTGATCTTGTCTTTCTCTTGGTTTCTCTTCagcctcctcagctgctcttgAATACGCCGGCGCTCcttcctcatctcctctctgtgctgctcaTCGAAGAGGGCAAACTTTCGTCTGCAACCACAAAGGTGCACATTACTGGCTGTTTTACATTCACTGGTCCAGTTATAAAGATGGCATGGAACTAATTAAGTGGCGTTTCTACAATATAAACTCTGACAGCCAAATACATGAGGCAAGGACACGACATGTCACATAGGCAGTGTGGCACAGGGTGTTTCATATGCTACACAAATTCCTTCTTTGAAGCGTGTGGTTGCGTGCCAGCTTACTGTGTGCTTATTGAGTTTTGCCAAGAGATAATGCAGTTGGTTATACAAATGTTTTTGAATGTACAGTACGTTGTGTGCAGCTACATCAAAACTAATATGCATTCCAATTATAAAATTGATTAAAAGTTGCAAAGCTAGGATGATAACATTATCACTGCTTCTTTTTCATGAATTACACACTGCTCAATTAAGAGCAGACTtttcaaaacaatgttttgaacTTTAATATCATCATGACATCAAGCTATACCGATGTGAATAATCTTAGCCTCACATGGTTCCATAGTTATTAAACAGACTGATGATCAAATGCCCTCTTTAAGACATGAAAGCTCACAGTTTGAGAGACTCACATGAATTCATCATCCTTGGTGGTTCTGATCCTGGTGTAGGCGTCAATGACGGAAGCCTTGCGCACCGTCTCGCAGCGGACATACTCCTTGCCGTCCTCATCCCTGAAGGTGCGATAGATTTTGAGTCGCCGTCCTGTGGCTGAGGAGTTTAGGCTGGTGACAGAGGACGTGTCATCGTCTTTATGGGAGCTGGTGGATAGGGAGCTAGCTATAGAGTGAAGGAAAGCAAAGTTTACAGTttgagacacaaacagcagctaaTGCAGTATGTCCCCAGTGCACCATAAAGAGCTCTCTGACTTTCAAACTCACACAAGCCTTTGCGCCTCTCCTTGCGTCCCTTGTGGTCGCGATCGCTCTCCTCGCCCATCAGCATCCTCTGCAGctccttcctctcctgctcctccctCTCGCGGGAAAGCTGGGAGCTGGTCTTCTTGTTCTGGAGCATGTTCTCAATGTTCTTCCCCATCTCCTCAAAGTCACTGtcctctgcagagctgctgtctgtgtctgtggagaGCACCTCTGTCGACTCTAACACTCTGTGGCGGGGGTGCGACAAAGAAATGGACTCAATGTTTGCTCAGACAAAATCCTGAAGAACACACACCATCCTAAATAAGTGTCTCACTTGTTCTGCAGGTCAAAGATCCTCTGGCACTCCTCCTTGTAGCGCTCCTGGTGCTCAGCAACAGAGAAACGAGAGCCTCTGGCAAACTTGCTCATGGGTCCCTCGCCTGAGCGTGCCTGTTCTGTGGACATGGTTCTCACCACGTCAATCACCTCCCAACGTGAGAGCTTCTTGATCTaccacacatacaaacacatgatCACTTAAACAAGCCTGAAAGATAAGGTGAAACAACCTCACCCTAAAAGTAAAGCCACATGCCTCCCATGCATTTTTCACCATTAACAAATCTGCAAAAATGATTCAACCCTGACCTGCAAACAGAGTTTTTGCACATGTTCCAGTTACAGTGAATAAAAGATGGGAAAATAGACTATTTTCAGTTATCTGTTGATGtgataaacacaatgattgttGTAGAGATGGGGGACAGTCTCTTTAACCACCACACTGTCCCACATCATTTTCACGTGCTTGCGCATCACCATTGTCTTACCTCTTCCTCTGGAACACCAAACTTGCGCAGCAGTTGCTTGGCATTCTTTAGTGAGAGTCTCCTCAGGTCAGCGTCTGTCCCCGTCACAGTCTTCTTAGCAGGCTGCGGCTCTTTGTCATCCTGAAAAAATGCACAGGATCAAAGTTTTCAGCGTCTATATTTACACAGTGAAGAACAAGGGTTGGCGGATTTTGCATTAGACAGTCAGACCTTCTGTTGAGTGGGCTTGTTGGGCACTTTGACGTAAGAGAAACCCTCTCCGCAGCCAGTGGGATCAGCCACACCTGTAACTTCCAACAGGCATTTCCCCTTCATGGCAGAAATGAAGGCTCTTGTTGTGTTCCAAGGAGCTGTCCGCACCTAGGATGAGTGAGACAGGATCAGGGTAAAGTTTTGTGTTATCTCAAGGCTGGGACACTTCATTATGAGGACGCACTTGAGGAGGATCAATACCTCATCATCAATCTTCATTTGAAAGTCCTCTTCATTCTCCTCCTCTGGAGCAAAGAAGGATTTTTCGCCATACCCAGCATCCTTAGGGCgtaaaataacttaattaaGTCAAGCTGCACCACAACACTCACTCGTGTTACCGTCTGAAGTAATTCAGGGCAGATACTGTTACCTTGAGCCTCTGCTCTGCCACCAGCATGCTATAGTAAGCACAGCACTGCTCTGGAGACACCATGGCCCTGATCTCCTCCTCTGTAGGCAGTCTGAAGTCAGGCTTCAGCACCCACCAGTTAGAATCCATCCCTGGCATGAAGACAAGACACTGTCAGACATTTTCTTATATCTGCAATTGTGCTcttgaacacattttttgagCAAAATAACATGTCCTTGTCAGAGCTTTCATTATAGGTACATATATGTTAGAAAAGGTATTGTGGAAAACCATATGTGATGATGTAAACACTCAGGATTTGTACCCTGTCCTTAGACTACATCTTACCTTCAGAGTAAAATCCATAGTAGGTGTAAAAAGCTCTTTCCCTTTTTAGATTTCTGTCTGTCAAtttaaagcacacacactgctgagctCACGCACAGTATCTCTTTATGACCTCAACATTGCCCTGACACATCTGGGTTAGGTTAGTCCAGCCAAGGATAATCATCACTGAATGGTGGGTGAACAGGATTAATGAATGAGCGTGGTCTACCTGTACGTTTGAAGTCAGCACACAGTTTTAGCCGTTTCCTGATGCTGCTCTCTGAGTGTGAGGGAAAAGCTTTCTTAATATCTTCCATGCGGATTCTGCGGGGCCGGTCCTTGCTCTTCCAGAACAAGCGGTAAATGAACACCTGCAGAATTCGGATATGACAAGTGAGCATTTGCAACTACAGCAGCTCGAGTTTCTGAGAGAGTTCAGGCAATTAAACATACCTGTAGGAAGTCTCTGATGTGAGTATTGGCTCGTTTGGAGTTGGGCCCTGGAACCTCAAACAAGGGGCACTGCTGACCAActacaaaaatgtccacaatcTCTCTAATGTAGAGGCCATGGCGCGTTCGCAGAACCAAGAAATCGGTCTCTGGCATCTTGTGCAGGTAGATTGGAGCACGGAAAAGGTTGTTTTCAAATGcctgaaagaaaaagacatacCATCTCACGGTTTGCCAGACCAATCATGCTTCAAGTATCCACCTAATCTGAATACTGAGTCTTTGGTTGTGACGATGCTGACCTGGAGCAGCTGTCCAGGATGAAGAGAACCCAGGAACGGGGACGTGTGGCAGTACACGGTCTCTCCATATTTACAGTCAGGTGCTCCAGGATCTTTTCCAGGTTTCTGAAGAATGCAAAAACAATGCAATAGTGTCTTTTAACAACTCGATCCAACAAAGTAGAAATATGGAGTCTGCATTAAGAATACCAgaatgaaatacaaaacaaactaaactaaactaaagacTAAACTCACCCTTTTGTAGTAGTTTTTGATCTTGGTGGCCAAGCCAACTTGCATGATGAGAGGGGGGTATTCTTCGCTGTACTCTGCCAGGATCAGATCTCCATCTTTGCCTGTCAAGTCCTGCGGAGTTCGCATGAAGAACATGTCTCCTCCACCTGACGCCTGACGCTCCTGCTCTCGCATCTatacagaaaataataacaacacaTACACCCAGTACATCATTAATGTTTGTACAAAAATGATAAGACACTGCTAAGTTATTTGTTCATAGAGAATGAGTGCTTGTTTTGAGCAGGGCTCCACCTTGGCCTTCTTCTTGATGTGTTTGAGCAGAGGCTGGGCAGGATGGGGACCTGGTTGAGCCAAAGCTCCAAATGAGTACTTCTTCAGAGTCGGTCGATGAAACTGGCGCAGCTTCATGGGCCCCATGTGAGTGGGGAAGAAAGGCTGCCTCAGCTCCAGTGCAGGGATGGAGTGCTgtttaagacacaaaattaactcCATTACACTATAAGACATCTAGACTTCAGCTGTTGTCAGCTTATTTCACAGGTTATGACTCTGTGTCTATGTGATCTGACAGAGTTCAACCgcaacatttttacagtacaaACTACAGTTCAAAGCATTTCCATGTTGACTATGTCCTGTAGGCTCTATCTTCATTTTTCTGGGCCACTACTTACCTGAATAATGTTGCCACCGAACGTTCCCCTCAGCCCCTGCTGTTTAGGATAATAGAACTCATCATTGGAGAGGTTCCAGGGGTCCTTCACTTCAGGCTGGGACATGTTCTGAGATGAAAGAAATCACATTTGCCACTGAAAGTAATgtcatttgaattgaattgcCAGAACTATTGCCATGCCTGTTCAAAAACAGCCCATTCGGAACAGGCTGACACACAGGCCCATGGTGTCACTGTCTTCAGCTTTCTTGAAAAACACATATCAAAATAACTTCACACTCAAAACTGTGGTTCCTTCTGTCCTGAGCAATGCACCTGGCACCAACAACATATGTGTGTCTCATAGAAATGCTAGAGCACAAGCGTCATTTGGATACAACAGCtcatacaaacattttatccCATCAAAGAAGTCAAAGCAGGGCTATTTCTGGACACAGAAGTGCTTATTCTGAAAGTTACATTGCTAATTAGAGCTGGGTGCCAAACTCAGTACTTTTAAGACTACTTTTACAGTGATTCTGCTGAGCTTTGGTCCCTGacagcacatctgggtgagaATACCAGGTTTAGACAAGAGGCGGAAGTGCTACTAAGTGCCTGAAGCCTGGGTTCAACTTCAGACAGGAGGTGGAAGTGCCCTGAAGCTGGGGCACCAGTTAGGCTGCTCTGTAGCCCCTCTGTCGGCTTCCCAGCAAGCCAAAACTTTTGATGCAGTGCTTATCTGCAGCAGTAGTTTCAGCATCTAGTCTATTTTCTTTTCCATATTATTTTACTAACAGGATAGTATCTCTGCTCGATAAGCAGAGACACACATatgaacacacaaatacacacccaagcagacagacagagacagaggactgGCTTAGAACAAATAGGAGGAGAAGGACTGCTTTTGAGTCTACTATGTCtcccctgcagcttgttcaaaattactt
It encodes the following:
- the taf1 gene encoding LOW QUALITY PROTEIN: transcription initiation factor TFIID subunit 1 (The sequence of the model RefSeq protein was modified relative to this genomic sequence to represent the inferred CDS: inserted 1 base in 1 codon), with translation MSDSDSDEDQDRPFSITGFLFGNINEDGQLEDDSVLDNESKKHLAGLGNLGLGSLITEITANDEDDQEDSRDSGSVDAEGWVKSTEDAVDYSDISEVAEDETKKYRQAMGSLQPSRKTDDEDDYDADCEDIDSKLMPPPPPPSLPTAAKKEEPSSQSTNAGEEGDGIILPSIIAPSSTADKVDFSSSSDSESETDRPCQGLGSGGPPDRLTLPLAGIMQKDAAKALPGVTELFPEFRPGRVLRFLRLFGPGKNMPSVWRSARRKKKRKHRDPQPGTPPPEGEPTEQSLEKKSGWLYEYAAPPPPEQCLSDDEITMMAPVESKFSQTCGDGDKEAESRPKVAEWRYGPAQLWYDMLGVSEDGSNFTYGFKLKDEHTSEPQQQDTPKEITETAHEFQRLDGDDDDNEDGDKDRSALENEVFLMVTQLKWEDDIIWNGEDVKHKGTKTQRASLAGWLPSSMTRNANAYNAQQGLTRSNSQLVPPTPPPMPKASSISGSKREKNSHDNQASHEEDSPWFSIFPIDNEELVYGRWEDNIIWDDQEMDHLLMPPVLTLDPNDENIILEIPNEKEEMTSHSPSKENKKETAIKKSRILLGKTGVIKDEPQQNMSQPEVKDPWNLSNDEFYYPKQQGLRGTFGGNIIQHSIPALELRQPFFPTHMGPMKLRQFHRPTLKKYSFGALAQPGPHPAQPLLKHIKKKAKMREQERQASGGGDMFFMRTPQDLTGKDGDLILAEYSEEYPPLIMQVGLATKIKNYYKRKPGKDPGAPDCKYGETVYCHTSPFLGSLHPGQLLQAFENNLFRAPIYLHKMPETDFLVLRTRHGLYIREIVDIFVVGQQCPLFEVPGPNSKRANTHIRDFLQVFIYRLFWKSKDRPRRIRMEDIKKAFPSHSESSIRKRLKLCADFKRTGMDSNWWVLKPDFRLPTEEEIRAMVSPEQCCAYYSMLVAEQRLKDAGYGEKSFFAPEEENEEDFQMKIDDEVRTAPWNTTRAFISAMKGKCLLEVTGVADPTGCGEGFSYVKVPNKPTQQKDDKEPQPAKKTVTGTDADLRRLSLKNAKQLLRKFGVPEEEIKKLSRWEVIDVVRTMSTEQARSGEGPMSKFARGSRFSVAEHQERYKEECQRIFDLQNKVLESTEVLSTDTDSSSAEDSDFEEMGKNIENMLQNKKTSSQLSREREEQERKELQRMLMGEESDRDHKGRKERRKGLSSSLSTSSHKDDDTSSVTSLNSSATGRRLKIYRTFRDEDGKEYVRCETVRKASVIDAYTRIRTTKDDEFIRKFALFDEQHREEMRKERRRIQEQLRRLKRNQEKDKIKGPPEKKAKKVKERPDLKLKCGACGAIGHMRTNKFCPLYYQTNAPPSNPVAMTEEQEEELEKTVIHNDNEELIKVEGTKIVLGKQLIESADEVRRKSLVXVHCDYLNKPHKAIHRRRTDPMVTLSSVLESIINDMRDHPNTYPFHTPVNAKVVKDYYKIITRPMDLQTLRENVRKRMYPSREEFREAVEVIVKNSATYNGAKHPITQVAQSMLDLCDTKLKEKEDRLVRLEKAINPLLDDDDQVAFSFILDNIVTQKMMVVPDSWPFHHPVNKKFVPDYYKVIVNPMDLESIRKNISKHKYQNRDAFLSDVSLIHANSIKYNGPDSPYTKTALDIVNVCKQTLAEYDEHLTQLEKDISTAKEAALDAADLECLDPMTPGPYTPQPADLFDSGASGSLPRETSSLFSEGPLVVAPEKRGGQGRHSRRPGEEESDVDIEGFEEEDDGKPKTPAPAEDADGDLEDEDDEEDMLLPPRRRLHDQEDEEEEDDDRLSNRPAQASVLYQDLLMSDGEDDASEEEGDNPFSSIQLSESGSDSDREVDVRPAPPRRAQDTARMGMEQDESMMSYEGDGPDEPHMEDSNVSYGSYEETESRSQMQASSMGNGEDYGISEEEEEDEEDEARRRGPAVLSQVQLSEDEESEEFRSIGGDSDMDSDN